The following are encoded in a window of Flavobacterium sp. WC2421 genomic DNA:
- a CDS encoding FIST signal transduction protein: MKIIQASKIENQEWNYFQPKKVLNNPLVLVFGNRILLEKEEIINNIRQEFPYEHIVFGSTSGEILCCNVNDNSISVTAIEFEKGSFIVERENILDYDKNAKKLGETLYHKIPKKNLKHLFVLSEGSFVNGSSLINGLESDVDLAVSITGGMCGDDARFEKTLASYKENPKEGEVILIGFYGETLEVSYASFGGWIPFGPERIITKSEANILYEIDGQPALDLYKKYLGDKAEELPQASLLYPLNVTPEGKKEPVVRTILNIDNENHSMTLAGDVPMNSKVQLMMASVDGIANGAHIAAEFAMKNRRNAPEIAILVSCIGRKLVMNQRVEEEVEQVRESIGEKIPMTGFYSYGEMAPFNGSASCELHNQTMTLTLISE, from the coding sequence ATGAAAATCATTCAAGCTTCTAAAATTGAAAATCAAGAATGGAACTATTTTCAGCCGAAAAAAGTATTAAACAACCCTTTAGTATTGGTTTTTGGGAATCGAATTCTTTTAGAAAAGGAAGAAATCATAAATAATATTAGGCAAGAATTCCCGTATGAACATATTGTTTTTGGGTCAACATCGGGAGAAATATTATGTTGTAATGTAAACGACAATTCGATCTCTGTAACTGCAATTGAATTTGAAAAAGGTTCCTTTATTGTTGAAAGAGAAAATATTCTAGACTATGATAAAAACGCAAAAAAACTAGGTGAAACACTCTATCATAAAATTCCAAAAAAGAATTTAAAACACTTATTTGTTTTATCAGAAGGGAGTTTTGTAAATGGAAGTTCTTTAATAAACGGTTTAGAAAGTGATGTTGATTTAGCAGTGTCTATAACAGGTGGTATGTGTGGTGATGATGCCCGTTTTGAAAAAACTCTAGCTTCCTATAAAGAGAATCCAAAAGAAGGTGAAGTTATTTTAATTGGGTTTTATGGCGAAACTTTGGAAGTCTCTTATGCTAGCTTTGGCGGATGGATTCCGTTTGGACCTGAACGCATAATAACAAAATCAGAAGCGAATATTCTTTATGAAATTGATGGACAGCCTGCGCTAGATTTATATAAAAAATACTTAGGTGATAAAGCGGAAGAGTTACCGCAAGCTTCTCTATTATATCCTTTAAATGTAACTCCTGAAGGAAAAAAAGAACCTGTAGTGCGTACGATTTTGAATATTGATAACGAGAATCATTCCATGACTTTAGCGGGAGATGTTCCAATGAATTCAAAAGTTCAATTAATGATGGCTTCCGTTGATGGTATTGCAAATGGAGCACATATTGCAGCTGAATTTGCTATGAAAAACAGAAGGAACGCTCCAGAAATTGCAATATTGGTTAGTTGTATAGGCCGAAAATTAGTGATGAATCAAAGGGTAGAAGAGGAAGTTGAGCAAGTTAGAGAGTCAATTGGAGAGAAAATACCAATGACGGGGTTTTACTCCTATGGAGAAATGGCCCCTTTTAATGGAAGTGCCTCCTGTGAACTGCACAATCAAACAATGACATTAACCTTAATAAGTGAATAA
- a CDS encoding ATP-binding protein yields MNPLLKRQIDKKLKGGLNDLDLFLDAIDDSYKNFEDQIALLQRAMKISSDELFEANQKLRDEAESLKEVNKNLEFILNSMSLDEGIVSKTAVFNSSDYIKQQSIEIVKINKQREELLMNLEKQNQELNEYAHMVSHDLKAPLRSIDTLINWFMEDNPEMMNEVNIKSLNLILSNVEKMDLLIKGILDYSSIEKQEAENRVIDLNNLVDEILRTIYIPDHADVTVKNQLPKVYGNDFRFKQLFQNLIQNALKYNDKEKILIDIGHSEKDNEFCFFIKDNGIGIPKQYQTKIFDIFSKLENNDPSSGIGLSIVKKIIDLYKGKIWLESQENSGTIFYFTIAKENGTA; encoded by the coding sequence ATGAACCCATTACTAAAAAGGCAAATTGATAAAAAACTAAAAGGAGGATTGAATGATCTGGATCTTTTTCTAGATGCAATTGATGATTCATACAAAAATTTTGAAGATCAGATCGCATTATTGCAAAGAGCTATGAAAATTAGTTCTGATGAGCTTTTTGAAGCCAATCAAAAATTACGAGATGAGGCAGAGAGTCTAAAAGAAGTGAATAAAAACCTTGAATTTATTCTTAATTCAATGAGCCTTGACGAAGGAATTGTTTCAAAAACAGCCGTTTTTAATTCGTCGGATTACATTAAACAACAATCTATAGAAATTGTAAAAATCAATAAACAAAGAGAGGAATTGTTAATGAATCTTGAAAAACAAAATCAGGAATTAAATGAGTATGCTCATATGGTTTCACATGATTTGAAAGCACCTTTGCGAAGTATTGACACGCTAATCAATTGGTTTATGGAGGATAACCCAGAAATGATGAATGAAGTTAATATTAAATCGTTAAATCTAATACTCTCTAATGTGGAGAAGATGGATTTATTGATTAAAGGAATTTTAGATTATTCATCAATAGAAAAACAAGAGGCAGAGAATAGAGTAATAGATTTGAATAATTTGGTAGACGAGATTTTAAGAACAATTTATATTCCGGATCATGCTGATGTTACTGTAAAAAATCAATTACCTAAGGTGTATGGTAATGACTTTAGATTCAAACAGTTATTTCAAAATCTAATTCAAAATGCCTTAAAATATAATGATAAAGAAAAGATTTTGATTGACATTGGTCATTCAGAAAAGGATAATGAGTTCTGTTTTTTCATTAAAGACAATGGAATAGGAATACCAAAACAATATCAAACTAAAATTTTCGATATTTTTTCTAAATTGGAAAACAATGATCCTTCATCAGGAATTGGACTTTCTATTGTGAAAAAAATCATAGATTTATATAAAGGGAAAATTTGGCTTGAAAGCCAAGAAAATAGTGGAACAATTTTTTATTTTACAATAGCTAAAGAAAATGGAACAGCCTAA
- a CDS encoding Hpt domain-containing protein, whose protein sequence is MEQPNLNYINELSGDNLEFKNKIIGILKKELPQEIIVYDGEFKKGNYLLVAQSVHKLKHKISILGLEKSYYIAEEYENNLKKNSTDLNADFENILKSMEEFVDHL, encoded by the coding sequence ATGGAACAGCCTAATTTGAATTATATAAACGAGCTCTCAGGAGACAATTTGGAATTTAAGAATAAAATAATAGGGATTCTCAAAAAAGAGCTACCACAGGAAATTATAGTTTATGATGGAGAATTTAAAAAGGGCAATTATTTATTAGTGGCACAATCTGTACATAAATTAAAACATAAAATATCTATACTTGGTTTAGAAAAAAGTTATTATATTGCTGAAGAATATGAAAATAACTTAAAAAAGAACTCAACAGATTTGAATGCTGATTTTGAAAATATTTTAAAAAGCATGGAAGAATTTGTAGATCATTTGTAA
- a CDS encoding LytR/AlgR family response regulator transcription factor, translated as MNCIIIDDEEMARAIIAQFISKNTELTIESEFSNALQAIKYLNQNDVDLIFLDIHMPDFTGFDFIQTIKNPPKVILVTSDKNFAIEAFEYECIVDYLVKPITEERFQKAIQKASAYKINSNSKETTVVAEDNVNEFYINIDRRLIKIEMASVNIVEAKGDYIHIKTEGKNYIVHSTLKKIEDKLPKDLFLKVHRSFIINTKKIIDIEDNSVLIAKDVIPVSRANRPELMKRLNLL; from the coding sequence ATGAATTGCATTATAATTGACGATGAAGAAATGGCAAGAGCAATTATTGCACAATTCATTTCAAAGAATACAGAGCTAACAATTGAAAGTGAATTTTCAAATGCTTTGCAGGCTATCAAATATTTAAATCAAAATGATGTTGATTTAATATTTTTGGACATTCATATGCCTGATTTTACTGGTTTTGATTTTATTCAAACGATCAAAAATCCACCCAAAGTAATTTTAGTTACTTCAGATAAAAACTTTGCCATAGAAGCATTCGAATATGAATGTATAGTAGATTATTTAGTAAAACCTATTACTGAAGAGCGTTTTCAAAAAGCAATTCAAAAAGCAAGCGCATATAAAATAAATTCAAACTCAAAAGAAACTACCGTTGTTGCTGAGGACAACGTAAATGAATTTTATATCAATATTGACCGAAGGTTGATTAAAATTGAAATGGCTTCTGTTAATATTGTTGAAGCCAAAGGAGACTATATTCATATAAAAACGGAGGGTAAAAATTATATTGTGCACTCTACGCTTAAAAAGATTGAAGATAAATTACCTAAAGATTTATTTTTAAAAGTGCACCGTTCTTTTATAATCAACACTAAAAAAATCATTGATATTGAAGATAATAGTGTCTTAATTGCCAAAGATGTAATTCCTGTAAGCCGGGCCAATAGACCTGAATTAATGAAAAGGTTAAATCTGCTATAA
- a CDS encoding ice-binding family protein yields the protein MINSTQYKNGNSFLGIFTFISFLLLFGFVSKLSAQTAPNFGSVAKFVLFSGNGAVSNTGSSTLKGNVGANIGAVTGFQSPTTIDGTIENVNALTAQAALDLKAVCIQLQNTIATNTTHSTIYGNGETLVPGVYSAGAAASIAGTLTLDAQGNPNALFIFKIGGALTTAAGATVTLRNGAVAANVIWIANGAIAMAAGTTMNGTLIGYDGAVSMGAGGILNGRMFSNVGAVSVYGTIATIPPVHLSYSFLGPYTSDGTPQYFATSDVVNSSTIDLVKNSLPESFPVPVYNPQYISSGYDTDLVLEKAADVWVTFISEGAGYRNVLGFYTYDINNPPTTVPTVDQITIVFPNVSGAGSGGSLIAGNKVKIGTFTAGTGIGWVLLANGWDGTKVTPGLWQLFSNPNFNPEATAALRQHNVLLSDPANERIILGFEDIRRDYSSCDNDFNDAVFYVSANPFDAIRINNVADVSIAAKVTSGNNGGLESNGDLATLIAKRNFNRIKANSFADKKTTQKKFISSSITAKTSGSSVDFSTIIPNTGMFGTETTYVSSPTDLIGITNASQVYSVDYYEGDNRLAAVLATATTGSIYGHSKAICDRLNNSSLEDIRTINLNGYEIIMAKLKRANGEMEYALNFSIQDLGAENKLHSYWNIDQYPKGDYLNFQVWGSSMGQICSITNAILTKFQQQGTLSSDAVDNRIPTVFVKKGLYSNGKLYLTLINKSKNTNVSFQGNKKTTELTTSDFVDQNISLTGAYEEHVEVELGRLFDIGFSIIGDTSKQLDALYLADGPWGLDYSKTETTITSYGIDNDANDAIATDEYGIERNTSVTGELYGTLNVFRNILPGELVFDASLYSTVGFAVHNSLPIEVVLVTENTTDWNNRLRFQIPVNTSTAEMNILLDQFTNPQGQKYTNEKIKGIVFSVQGDYKVFQPFAVNVSQLTFKNASTLSVPSFVTSNAKNIYNYPNPCVQSTTIVLPKVTESAHVQIVDMTGRIVSSKNVIPYNNEITMGLDNLSKGVYLFIVTTEEKEQFQNKFLIN from the coding sequence ATGATCAACTCTACTCAATATAAAAACGGAAATTCTTTTTTAGGTATTTTTACTTTTATTTCTTTCTTGTTGCTTTTTGGATTTGTAAGTAAATTAAGTGCTCAAACCGCACCAAATTTTGGATCGGTAGCTAAATTTGTACTTTTTTCTGGAAATGGTGCAGTATCAAATACGGGAAGCTCTACTTTAAAAGGAAATGTTGGAGCAAATATTGGAGCAGTAACTGGATTTCAATCCCCTACAACAATAGATGGAACTATAGAAAATGTAAATGCGCTTACAGCACAAGCTGCTTTAGACTTGAAAGCAGTTTGTATTCAATTGCAAAATACTATAGCAACAAACACAACCCACAGCACAATTTACGGAAATGGAGAAACGCTAGTTCCAGGTGTATATTCTGCTGGAGCAGCAGCATCCATCGCTGGTACTCTTACGTTAGATGCTCAAGGAAATCCAAATGCTTTGTTTATTTTTAAAATTGGAGGAGCGCTTACGACAGCTGCTGGCGCTACCGTTACTTTGAGGAATGGTGCTGTAGCAGCCAATGTTATTTGGATTGCAAACGGGGCAATTGCTATGGCTGCGGGTACTACTATGAATGGTACTTTAATTGGATATGATGGCGCGGTTTCTATGGGTGCGGGTGGTATTCTTAACGGAAGGATGTTTTCTAATGTTGGAGCTGTTTCTGTATATGGAACAATAGCAACAATTCCTCCAGTACATTTATCTTATAGCTTTTTAGGTCCCTATACTTCAGATGGAACACCACAATATTTTGCAACGAGTGACGTAGTAAATTCATCAACGATAGATCTAGTTAAAAATTCATTACCAGAAAGTTTTCCAGTTCCAGTCTATAACCCACAATACATTTCTTCGGGTTATGATACGGATTTAGTTTTGGAAAAAGCAGCTGATGTATGGGTTACCTTTATTAGTGAGGGGGCAGGATATAGAAATGTGCTTGGTTTTTATACATACGATATAAATAATCCACCAACCACTGTACCAACAGTTGATCAAATAACGATAGTTTTTCCTAACGTATCTGGAGCAGGAAGTGGCGGGAGTTTAATTGCGGGAAATAAAGTAAAGATTGGAACTTTTACTGCTGGTACAGGGATTGGTTGGGTTTTATTAGCCAATGGATGGGATGGAACTAAAGTAACTCCAGGATTATGGCAGTTATTCTCTAATCCTAATTTTAATCCAGAAGCAACGGCTGCTTTAAGACAGCACAACGTGCTTTTAAGCGATCCTGCTAATGAGAGAATTATTCTTGGTTTTGAAGATATTAGAAGAGATTATTCTTCTTGTGATAATGATTTTAATGATGCGGTTTTTTACGTTTCGGCAAATCCTTTTGATGCGATAAGAATTAATAATGTTGCTGATGTGAGTATTGCGGCAAAGGTGACGTCGGGTAATAACGGTGGTTTGGAGAGTAATGGTGATTTGGCTACATTAATTGCTAAAAGAAATTTTAACAGAATCAAGGCTAACAGTTTTGCTGATAAAAAAACAACACAAAAAAAGTTCATTTCTTCTTCCATCACTGCTAAAACATCAGGTTCAAGTGTTGATTTTTCAACCATTATCCCAAATACAGGTATGTTTGGTACAGAAACAACTTATGTTTCCAGTCCTACTGATTTAATTGGAATTACAAATGCTAGTCAAGTATATTCAGTTGATTATTATGAAGGTGATAACCGGTTGGCAGCTGTATTAGCAACTGCAACTACGGGATCTATTTATGGACATTCAAAAGCAATTTGTGATCGTTTGAATAATTCTTCTTTGGAAGATATTAGAACCATTAATTTAAATGGGTACGAAATAATTATGGCCAAATTAAAAAGAGCCAATGGGGAGATGGAATATGCTTTGAATTTTTCGATCCAAGACTTAGGTGCCGAAAATAAACTACATAGTTATTGGAATATTGACCAATATCCGAAAGGAGATTACCTTAATTTTCAAGTTTGGGGTTCATCAATGGGACAAATTTGTAGCATTACAAATGCTATTCTAACTAAATTTCAACAACAAGGAACCTTGTCTTCAGATGCAGTTGATAATAGAATTCCAACTGTTTTTGTAAAAAAAGGGTTGTATAGTAACGGTAAACTGTATTTGACATTAATTAATAAATCTAAAAATACCAATGTGTCTTTTCAAGGCAATAAAAAAACAACCGAATTGACTACTTCTGATTTTGTGGATCAAAATATATCTTTAACTGGTGCTTACGAAGAGCATGTTGAAGTAGAATTAGGAAGGTTATTTGACATTGGATTTTCAATAATTGGGGATACATCAAAACAGCTAGACGCCTTATATTTAGCAGATGGCCCTTGGGGTTTAGATTATTCTAAAACGGAGACTACAATTACATCTTATGGGATTGACAATGATGCTAATGACGCTATTGCAACAGATGAATATGGTATTGAAAGAAATACATCTGTTACTGGAGAGCTATATGGTACATTGAATGTGTTTAGAAACATTCTTCCTGGTGAATTAGTATTTGATGCTAGTTTGTATTCTACTGTAGGTTTTGCGGTTCATAATTCATTGCCTATTGAGGTTGTTTTGGTAACGGAAAATACAACAGACTGGAATAACAGATTGCGTTTTCAAATACCTGTAAATACTTCTACTGCCGAAATGAATATTCTATTAGATCAGTTTACAAATCCTCAAGGGCAGAAATACACTAATGAAAAAATCAAAGGGATTGTGTTTTCTGTTCAAGGAGATTACAAGGTTTTTCAACCGTTTGCAGTTAACGTTTCCCAGTTAACATTTAAAAATGCAAGCACCTTAAGCGTACCTAGTTTTGTTACTTCTAATGCTAAAAATATTTACAACTACCCTAATCCTTGTGTGCAATCTACGACAATTGTATTGCCTAAGGTTACCGAAAGTGCTCATGTACAAATTGTAGATATGACAGGAAGAATCGTAAGTAGTAAAAATGTTATTCCTTATAATAATGAGATTACAATGGGATTAGACAACTTGAGTAAAGGAGTTTATTTATTTATTGTAACTACTGAAGAAAAAGAACAATTCCAAAACAAATTTTTAATCAATTAG
- a CDS encoding tetratricopeptide repeat protein, translated as MKILKQTIFFLLLILSNVTNAQDMSKGFSNLEKGEFAQAEVFFKNILKDYPQNKTARLCYARAIGLNKQAEKALDLFIDLKKENPGDLEIELNYAEALLWNKKFDEAKVFYTALVAKNSTSFVAHLGFANTLSNLKEFKEALINVNKALELSPANPGALISRKYIKLGYANQKVNEKSYTEADAFYDEILVDFPNDKETLLNKANLYLITKNITKGKETYNIIAKNDPIIALNGLSLIEHIDGKDKQALTLAQEAIQKAQNTNDESIKKQTQERYVQALIWNKKYTLAEAKINELNTKYANENWLLALSATLAIYRSDFKDSIKYYSTILENDSKSFDGNLGIANAYYASGEVSNAVAAANTTLEIFKNQNDAMNFMKKINQEFTPYLEEKLSYSFDNGDNTAKATRTLISLPLSTKLTINTTYQYRETENTTTKVSAKTNDFLLGIDYKFLPKISYTLDAGVTSANSNTTKYNQLLINTYFKIKPFKLQDLEIGYKREVQNFNSDLIDKQIAANNYYFNYNMGTNFNFGWFTQYFYTSQTDNNTRNLLFTSFYYNFMSKPVLKGGLNYQYIAFKNQVPTDYFSPKKFNAVELFLEILKDEKIVEAKSWFYNANVATGFQFIEDNSKQWTYRVQAKFGYKFSDRLLTNIYGTRSNIASTTAAGFTFNEIGLRLKWSLFDKPIFKLN; from the coding sequence ATGAAAATATTAAAACAAACAATCTTTTTTCTGCTCCTTATTTTAAGTAATGTAACAAACGCTCAAGATATGAGTAAAGGGTTCAGTAATCTGGAAAAAGGAGAATTTGCTCAAGCGGAAGTATTCTTCAAAAACATTTTAAAAGACTATCCTCAAAACAAAACCGCTCGCTTGTGTTATGCTAGAGCAATTGGTCTTAATAAACAAGCCGAAAAAGCCTTAGATCTATTTATAGATTTAAAAAAAGAAAATCCTGGCGATCTGGAAATTGAACTCAATTATGCTGAAGCCTTACTTTGGAACAAAAAATTTGATGAAGCTAAAGTCTTTTACACTGCTCTTGTAGCAAAAAACTCAACTAGTTTTGTAGCTCACCTTGGGTTTGCAAATACATTATCGAATCTAAAAGAATTCAAAGAAGCTTTAATCAATGTTAATAAAGCATTAGAATTATCTCCTGCCAATCCTGGCGCTTTGATTTCAAGAAAATACATTAAATTAGGATATGCCAATCAAAAAGTAAATGAAAAAAGCTACACAGAGGCCGATGCATTTTACGATGAAATCTTAGTGGACTTTCCTAATGATAAAGAAACCTTGTTAAATAAAGCCAACTTATATTTAATCACCAAAAACATCACAAAGGGAAAAGAAACGTATAATATAATTGCTAAAAACGACCCTATTATTGCATTAAATGGATTGTCTTTAATTGAACATATTGATGGGAAAGACAAGCAAGCGTTGACACTGGCTCAAGAAGCAATTCAAAAAGCACAAAATACAAATGACGAAAGCATAAAAAAACAAACACAAGAGCGTTATGTACAAGCGTTAATATGGAATAAAAAATACACTTTGGCCGAAGCCAAAATAAACGAACTGAACACCAAGTATGCCAATGAAAATTGGTTATTAGCACTTTCAGCAACTTTAGCAATATACCGCAGTGACTTTAAAGACAGTATAAAATACTATTCAACAATTTTAGAAAACGACTCCAAATCATTTGATGGAAATCTAGGAATTGCTAATGCTTATTATGCTTCAGGAGAAGTTTCAAATGCAGTTGCTGCCGCAAATACAACATTGGAGATTTTTAAAAACCAAAATGACGCCATGAATTTCATGAAGAAAATCAACCAAGAATTCACACCCTATCTTGAAGAAAAATTAAGTTACTCATTTGATAACGGCGACAATACAGCAAAAGCAACCAGAACATTAATTTCACTTCCATTATCTACAAAACTTACCATAAATACAACATACCAATATCGCGAAACGGAAAATACAACAACTAAGGTAAGCGCAAAAACCAACGATTTTCTATTGGGAATTGATTATAAATTCCTACCTAAAATCAGTTATACTTTGGATGCTGGGGTAACCTCAGCCAACTCAAATACGACTAAATACAATCAATTATTGATCAATACTTATTTTAAAATCAAACCTTTTAAATTACAAGATTTAGAAATTGGGTATAAAAGAGAAGTTCAAAATTTCAACTCGGATTTGATTGACAAACAAATTGCTGCCAATAACTATTATTTTAACTATAACATGGGGACCAATTTTAATTTTGGTTGGTTTACCCAATATTTCTATACTTCACAAACGGATAACAATACAAGAAACCTTTTGTTTACTTCTTTCTATTATAATTTCATGTCTAAACCTGTGTTGAAAGGGGGACTTAACTATCAATATATTGCTTTCAAAAACCAAGTTCCAACGGATTATTTTAGTCCAAAGAAATTCAATGCTGTAGAACTTTTTTTAGAAATACTAAAAGACGAAAAAATTGTAGAAGCAAAGTCGTGGTTCTATAATGCCAATGTGGCTACAGGTTTTCAATTTATTGAAGACAATAGTAAGCAATGGACATACAGAGTACAAGCAAAATTTGGTTATAAATTCTCAGATCGATTATTGACTAACATTTATGGAACCCGAAGTAATATTGCCTCCACTACAGCCGCTGGATTTACCTTTAATGAAATTGGATTGCGATTAAAATGGAGTTTGTTTGACAAGCCTATTTTTAAATTAAATTAA
- a CDS encoding STAS domain-containing protein, translating into MAIQITYNAGVYEINGTLVSQNGNALKSHIETLLNFSKGIVISLNKVLEIDSEAVKSIESLYNKAWGNDKMFYIVGMENKKVSDLFTSLNLNDILL; encoded by the coding sequence ATGGCAATTCAAATCACATACAATGCAGGAGTTTATGAAATCAATGGGACGTTAGTTTCGCAAAATGGTAATGCTCTAAAAAGCCATATTGAGACTTTGTTGAACTTCTCGAAGGGGATTGTTATTTCTTTAAATAAAGTTTTAGAAATTGATAGTGAGGCTGTAAAAAGCATAGAATCATTATATAATAAAGCTTGGGGAAATGACAAGATGTTTTATATCGTAGGGATGGAAAACAAAAAGGTAAGTGACCTCTTTACTTCATTAAATTTAAATGATATTTTGCTTTAA
- a CDS encoding oligosaccharide flippase family protein, translated as MKIASFTIPAIPRKLSPEQLFMVTILFVNGGNYLYNLLLGRILGPAAFSDAAILITFLLILSFVGMTFQIVSAKYAVLYKDKKLSLFTQSITKYAALTGVCIGVLIFVFNKELQELFHTKTATMFVIFSFGIPLYFLMSINRGLYQGQNVMNKLAFTYQTEMASRLLLTIAAILLFPDFPPSIIVATGITVSFVFGLYPFQKNIVGDLKIKKELVSADDLIDSKGVFTFFMLTAFYELTQIIINNSDIILVKHYFDNEQAGYYASLALIGRVVYFVAWMFVMLLLPKVIQLKKDGKETQPLLMKYVSYIAVLSTVIVLVTFLFPETVVNLMFGKEYLSIAFLLWKYALATSIFAIANIFAYYFLSINQYIPVVVSAIIGLTQIGLIVFFHDSLEQVVHVQIIAMVILLFSQLSFFFYQNKKNVRLR; from the coding sequence ATGAAAATAGCTTCTTTTACAATTCCTGCTATCCCAAGAAAATTAAGTCCAGAACAACTCTTTATGGTTACAATTCTTTTTGTAAACGGGGGGAATTATCTATATAATTTATTGTTAGGCCGTATACTAGGACCAGCCGCTTTCTCAGATGCAGCTATTTTAATCACTTTTTTATTGATTTTATCCTTTGTGGGAATGACTTTTCAAATCGTTTCGGCCAAGTATGCCGTTTTATATAAAGATAAAAAACTATCCTTATTTACACAGAGCATTACAAAATATGCAGCTTTGACAGGGGTATGTATAGGTGTTTTAATATTTGTTTTTAATAAAGAACTGCAAGAATTATTTCATACTAAAACAGCAACAATGTTCGTGATTTTTAGTTTTGGAATTCCTCTTTATTTTTTAATGAGTATCAATAGGGGATTGTATCAAGGCCAAAATGTAATGAACAAACTAGCTTTTACCTATCAAACCGAAATGGCTAGCCGATTATTGCTTACCATCGCGGCTATTTTATTATTTCCTGATTTTCCACCTTCTATCATAGTAGCAACAGGAATTACGGTATCATTTGTTTTTGGGCTTTATCCTTTTCAAAAAAATATTGTAGGAGATTTAAAAATTAAGAAAGAATTGGTTTCTGCAGATGATTTAATTGATAGTAAAGGGGTTTTTACTTTTTTCATGTTAACTGCTTTTTATGAACTAACACAAATCATTATCAACAACAGTGACATCATACTTGTAAAACACTATTTTGATAATGAGCAGGCAGGATATTATGCTTCATTGGCATTAATAGGTAGGGTCGTTTACTTTGTCGCTTGGATGTTTGTGATGTTGTTATTGCCCAAAGTAATTCAACTAAAAAAGGACGGAAAGGAAACCCAACCTCTCTTAATGAAATATGTATCTTATATTGCTGTTTTATCTACTGTAATTGTTTTGGTCACTTTTCTTTTTCCAGAAACGGTAGTGAACTTAATGTTTGGAAAAGAATACCTTTCTATAGCCTTCTTATTATGGAAATACGCTTTGGCTACTTCAATTTTTGCCATAGCTAATATTTTTGCCTATTATTTTTTATCTATAAATCAATACATTCCAGTTGTAGTTTCGGCAATAATAGGATTAACTCAAATTGGGTTGATTGTATTTTTCCATGATTCACTAGAACAAGTGGTTCATGTACAAATCATTGCTATGGTTATCCTGTTGTTTTCCCAATTATCGTTTTTCTTTTATCAGAACAAAAAGAATGTTCGTCTACGCTAA